The Bacteroidales bacterium sequence CTGCCTATATGTCCCGTATATTCAACACTTCCGAATAGATTATTGGTTAATGCATAACCTACTCCAAGGTATGGTGTTGCATAGAATGATTTAATAATAAACTGGTACCCGGTTACAGCCATAATTCCCAATGCACCAATATTGGTGGCTTTGTCAATACCGTTTTCATCGTAAATATTTCCTGATGTAACCGAAATCATTCCACCATACCAGAAACTACTCACAGATAATTTTCGGCTGTACAATCTAAACGAAGCGTTTTGTTCGGACAAATACGAATATTGTCCGTGGATCTTCCGTGAAGAATTACCGGTTTGCCCGTAATAAATACTAATTCCGTATTTTCCATCATGAAATCCCCTTTCATATTCAACATTTAGCCGGTTATAGCCGATAAGCTGGATGGGATTGACGGAGAATTTATTTAATTTTTCCTGGGAATACGCATCCAGGGTGGTCAAAAAAAGAAGAAATAGAACAAATCGCATAAATGAAACCCTGGTTTTTTTAGTTATTAAATAATAATTGTGCGTACTCGTGCAGCGATCTTCTCCAGGTCAGCCATTCATGTGCGGTGGCCGGAGATTCGTAATATGTATATTTTATTCCCTGTTTATCCATCATCCTCCTGAATGCCCCGATTGAACCGGGGAATGGATTGGGCTCTTTCGTTCCCATGCTGAGGAAGAATACATGGAACTTCTTGTTCAGGTCCTGGCCGTCTTTAAATTTTCCGTCGAGGAAAGTGACTGGATCCACTTCATCTGAAGACGGAAAATTGGATGTACCGCTGAATCCGCCGTAGTTCGAAAAAACTTCCAGGTTATTCATTATTATGCGCATGGTTTGATTGGCACCCATCGACAAACCGGCAATAGCCCGGTTATCACGGTTAGCTATGGTAAGAAAGCGGGAATCGATCATCGGTATAATTTCGTTTATCAGCACCTCTTCAAATGCGGATGGCGGAATTTTTGAGTCGGTATTCAATTTTGGCCCCGGTTTAGAGGCATACCCGTTATCCATTACAATGATCATGGGAACAGCCTTTTTTTCGGCAATCAGGTTATCCAGGATTATGCCGGCTTTACCCTGGCCTGACCATCCGGTTTCATCCTCATAACTGCCATGTTGCAAGTAAAGTACCGGGTAACGTATGGCAGCGTTTTTACCGTATTCAGGCGGAGTGTAAATAAAGCACCTGCGCCAAGCCTTTGTAATAGTTGAAAAATAGTTCAATTCACTAATGATGCCATGCGGAACATCTTTCAGAGCATAAAAATCCTGGTCATGTGCCGGTATCTCAATTCCGCTGCCCCAGCGGCCTGCGCCATAATAATATTTTGTACCGGGGTCAGGAACCGAGGCTCCGTCGATATTCAGCTGGTAATAGTGAAATCCTTCATCCTGGGGATTCGACTCGCCTGTCCATACTCCGTTGCTGTCCCTAACCATATTGTATTTTACAGCACCGATATCAAGCTGGACCATTTTGGCACCGGGAGCGGAAATCTGAGTTCTTACCCGACCTTCAGAATTTACTTTCGGGAATTCCTTACCGGGTTGATTGGTTGAAGAGGGTTTAAAATCTTCGGTGATCTGGCAGTATGAAAGCGGGGACAGGCGATAAACAGCCAATATTATCAATAGAAATCGCGTGAAATTTTTCATGGTCAGACAGGGTTTACTGAATTTCTATTGTCAGTTGTTTTAAATCTTTATCATCAGAACTGTTTCCGTAGTAAATTATATACTTACCCGGAGTAACAGCCATCGCATAGCTTTTTGAGTCATAGAATTCAAAAGATGCCGGGGTAAGCTCAATTACAGCTTGCTGTGTTTTTCCGGAAGGCAGTTCGACCCTGCTGAATCCCCGGAGAGTTTTCAGCGGACCGTCATTATCTTCCTGCTTGCGGATATATACCTGGACAATTTCGGTACCGTTTCGTTTTCCTGTGTTCTGAACCGGAACAGTCAGTTGCACGGATTCATCTGCTTTAATGGCAGTTTTGCTCAATGAGGCATTGCCAATTGCAAAGGATGTGTAGCTGAGGCCATATCCGAAAGGAAACAGGTAATCAGTAGTATACCGGTAGGTGCGGCCTTTCATTGAATAATCTTCAAAATCACCCAGCTTTTCAGAATCCTTGTAGAATGTGACGGGCAATTTGCCTGACGGATTGTAATCACCAAATAGTACATCGGCAACTGCCCTGCCGCCTTGTTCACCCGGGTACCATGCCTGCAAAATAGCATCACAGCTTTCTGTTTCAGGAAGGTAGCCAAGAGCCGATCCGGAACAACTTACGAAAATTACTTTTTTACCAGCTGCCTTCAATGCTTTCAGGCAATTCCGCTGAACCGAGGGTAATTCAATGTTTGTGCGGTCGCCTCCTTTGAAACCGGGATAGGAAACAGGCATTTCTTCACCTTCGAGCTTTCCTGAAATCCCCCCCACAAAAACAACCACATCAATACCTTTCAGTTTATTGATCAGCGCGGTATAATCCACATCCATTTCTTTTCCGAAATCAAATTCTATGTTGGCCTGCCAGTTATTTAACTGGGCATAACGGATTTCTATTTTGTACTTTTTACCTGCTTCAACACTGAATGGAACCCGTGAAGGAAGCACGCGCCAGTTCTGATAATGTTGTACTGAAACCCCATTAACAATCAGTTCGAATGATCCGGCGGCACCTGTTTTGAACACCAGTTCTTCTGATACTTCAGGAACAAACTCGGTTTCGAACAAAGCCGAGAAGCCTTCGAGTTTCACCCCTGATGCAAACTCATGCTGACCGGCAGTTGTTTTTTTAATGGCATCGGTTACCTGCTGAGTGGCAACCACATCACCCTTCATATCGGGTGTATTCCAGTATGTTGCTTTAAAACCGGGTTTTCCTTCAAAAGAAACCTTCGGGAAATAACTGGCAGTTACCTTATCCTCTACAAGGTCACATCCTTTGTCGTAGAATATTTTATTTGCCG is a genomic window containing:
- a CDS encoding alpha/beta hydrolase-fold protein encodes the protein MKNFTRFLLIILAVYRLSPLSYCQITEDFKPSSTNQPGKEFPKVNSEGRVRTQISAPGAKMVQLDIGAVKYNMVRDSNGVWTGESNPQDEGFHYYQLNIDGASVPDPGTKYYYGAGRWGSGIEIPAHDQDFYALKDVPHGIISELNYFSTITKAWRRCFIYTPPEYGKNAAIRYPVLYLQHGSYEDETGWSGQGKAGIILDNLIAEKKAVPMIIVMDNGYASKPGPKLNTDSKIPPSAFEEVLINEIIPMIDSRFLTIANRDNRAIAGLSMGANQTMRIIMNNLEVFSNYGGFSGTSNFPSSDEVDPVTFLDGKFKDGQDLNKKFHVFFLSMGTKEPNPFPGSIGAFRRMMDKQGIKYTYYESPATAHEWLTWRRSLHEYAQLLFNN
- the xyl3A gene encoding xylan 1,4-beta-xylosidase, whose amino-acid sequence is MRITHSRIFLIAFSLFITFLSSAQNLPFRNPDLSPEERAKDLISRLTLEEKATLMCDQSDAIPRLGIKKFNWWSEALHGYANNDSVTVFPEPIAMAASFNDKLVFEIFNAVSDEGRAKYNQWLSRGNENKRFLSLSVWTPNVNIFRDPRWGRGQETYGEDPYLTSRMGVQVVKGLQGPADAKYRKLLACAKHYAVHSGPEWSRHELNLNNVSPRDLNETYLPAFKALVQQADVRQVMCAYQRLDDEPCCGNTRLLQRILRDEWGFKYMVVSDCGAVSDFYTSHKVSSNPVHAASKAVLAGTDVECIWQNYPFKTLPDGVQRGLIKEEDINQSLLRVLTGRFELGDFDPDSIVPWAQIPPSVINNDQHKKLAYMMAQQTMTLLQNKNNILPLSKSGKKIAVIGPNANDEVMLWGNYNGTPIHTVTILQGIQSKIPANKIFYDKGCDLVEDKVTASYFPKVSFEGKPGFKATYWNTPDMKGDVVATQQVTDAIKKTTAGQHEFASGVKLEGFSALFETEFVPEVSEELVFKTGAAGSFELIVNGVSVQHYQNWRVLPSRVPFSVEAGKKYKIEIRYAQLNNWQANIEFDFGKEMDVDYTALINKLKGIDVVVFVGGISGKLEGEEMPVSYPGFKGGDRTNIELPSVQRNCLKALKAAGKKVIFVSCSGSALGYLPETESCDAILQAWYPGEQGGRAVADVLFGDYNPSGKLPVTFYKDSEKLGDFEDYSMKGRTYRYTTDYLFPFGYGLSYTSFAIGNASLSKTAIKADESVQLTVPVQNTGKRNGTEIVQVYIRKQEDNDGPLKTLRGFSRVELPSGKTQQAVIELTPASFEFYDSKSYAMAVTPGKYIIYYGNSSDDKDLKQLTIEIQ